A genome region from Penicillium psychrofluorescens genome assembly, chromosome: 3 includes the following:
- a CDS encoding uncharacterized protein (ID:PFLUO_005405-T1.cds;~source:funannotate): MSDILVQKFLDETNYNYYSLYPPSFSQDYTTWWADRASRKPLTPAFTCLLLRVCACSAQYLDPEIRQKLESELGEPIQTISENYHHAAKQLSNTIAPGKGGLAQVQQLFLTAAWFKTQSLFIESWHTLSACIHEAQELGMHKTSSRTGLSEFDLEMRRRVWCLLYAWDWQMALLLSRPLIINPSCYSFELPNMKLEGLDIEMGPPSPVAHIAFQCTLGQVIMQEVPGSMSGTLDAAHADTIRNVIEEWLASLPPAYSVSISYTQWDEEYRYVPLHRLQLHAAGYMTMFLPFKECLTKTFGPNISAAESNHREVAVDTALRLMEICHQLFNHVFPVNAKFHLITFLTFDTAAFLCSAVIHDRNQSLPRREDILQAIRLACSMMGKLARATKTGAICYPILTRLAKSCSAVSAEKSSLPNGQVPEVGIDTFDAAGDQDDLSFDDTLSLESVAALGSTSTPGIFTPADLPVPGLDTPPMMALGDWYNVDVGQLDQIWDWQNLDLTLLPSLPS; the protein is encoded by the exons ATGTCAGACATCCTGGTCCAAAAATTCCTGGACGAGACAAATTACAATTACTACAGCCTCTAcccaccctccttctctcaAGACTATACAACATGGTGGGCAGACCGAGCCAGCAGGAAACCGCTAACCCCAGCATTTacatgtcttcttctgcgtgTTTGTGCATGCTCCGCACAGTATCTCGACCCGGAAATCCGACAAAAGCTGGAGTCCGAGCTAGGCGAGCCAATCCAGACCATTTCGGAGAACTACCACCACGCCGCCAAGCAACTCAGCAATACGATTGCCCCCGGAAAAGGTGGGCTGGCACAGGTTCAACAGCTGTTCTTGACGGCGGCGTGGTTTAAGACCCAGTCTCTTTTTATCGAGTCTTGGCATACATTGTCTGCTTGTATCCACGAGGCCCAGGAGCTCGGCATGCACAAGACCTCTAGCCGAACTGGGCTATCGGAGTTTGACCTTGAGATGAGACGTCGTGTTTGGTGTCTTCTATATGCATGGGACTG GCAAATGGCTCTGCTACTTTCTCGACCCCTTATCATCAACCCGAGCTGCTACTCATTTGAACTACCCAATATGAAACTCGAGGGCCTTGACATCGAGATGGGCCCTCCCTCACCCGTGGCTCACATTGCCTTTCAATGCACGTTAGGCCAAGTGATCATGCAAGAAGTTCCAGGAAGCATGAGCGGTACTTTAGACGCCGCTCATGCTGACACCATCCGCAATGTTATAGAAGAGTGGCTcgcatctcttcctccggccTACAGCGTCAGCATTTCGTACACTCAGTGGGACGAGGAGTATCGCTATGTACCCCTTCACCGTCTACAGCTGCACGCTGCGGGATACATGACCATGTTCCTCCCCTTCAAAGAGTGCCTCACCAAGACCTTTGGTCCCAACATCTCAGCTGCAGAGAGCAATCATCGCGAGGTAGCAGTAGATACTGCCCTTCGATTGATGGAGATTTGCCATCAGCTCTTCAACCATGTCTTCCCAGTCAATGCCAAGTTCCATCTGATAACGTTCTTGACCTTCGACACGGCAGCCTTCCTCTGCTCCGCCGTGATCCACGACAGGAACCAAAGTCTCCCGCGCCGagaggatatcctccaggCTATCAGGCTCGCCTGTTCGATGATGGGGAAACTCGCTCGCGCGACCAAGACAGGAGCGATCTGCTATCCCATCCTTACAAGACTTGCGAAAAGCTGTTCTGCAGTATCTGCCGAGAAGAGTTCTCTGCCGAATGGTCAGGTCCCGGAGGTGGGGATTGATACTTTTGACGCTGCTGGGGATCAAGATGATCTTTCTTTTGATGATACTCTCTCCCTGGAGTCAGTGGCAGCTCTGGGCtcgacatccacgccggGAATATTTACTCCGGCTGATCTTCCTGTGCCTGGTCTGGACACTccgccgatgatggcgcTGGGCGACTGGTATAATGTAGATGTTGGCCAGCTGGACCAGATTTGGGATTGGCAGAATCTGGATCTGACTTTGCTGCCTTCTCTACCTTCATAG